From a region of the Synechococcus sp. RS9916 genome:
- the rodA gene encoding rod shape-determining protein RodA — MLGGLRRRRQSLQSRTGSSLRRRNDFELVLWGVPLAMVGVSSFLILSIERQEAIEGFSSFQFSFVGVLAFINSQFWLSQLATALVGCGIALLFANLRLERLKPPLLPIYIVTVISLIAVRFIGTSALGAQRWISIGPFNVQPSEFAKLAAILLLAAVLDRYPVERPVDLLRPLGVISIPWALVFIQPDLGTSLVFGALLLTMLYWSGMPFEWLVLLLAPLGTALLAGLIPWALALWVPLMMVIAYRSLPWKRLATATVLLIQGGVAAVTPWLWMHGLKDYQRDRLVLFLDPSKDPLGGGYHLLQSTVGIGSGGWFGTGLLQGQLTKLRFIPEQHTDFIFSALGEETGYIGTVLVVVGFAALMARLVQIANRARSDFESLVVIGVATMVMFQVVVNIFMTIGLGPVTGIPLPFMSYGRSAMVVNFIALGLCLSVARRSRIQQLR; from the coding sequence ATGCTCGGGGGTCTTCGGCGACGTCGACAGAGTCTTCAGTCCCGAACGGGCTCGTCACTGCGTCGCCGCAACGACTTCGAACTCGTGCTGTGGGGCGTGCCCCTGGCCATGGTGGGAGTCTCGAGCTTCCTGATCCTCAGCATTGAGCGCCAGGAGGCAATCGAAGGATTCTCGTCGTTCCAGTTCAGCTTTGTCGGAGTTCTTGCATTCATCAACAGCCAATTCTGGTTATCGCAACTGGCGACAGCACTCGTTGGTTGTGGGATCGCACTGTTGTTCGCGAACTTAAGGCTTGAACGCCTCAAGCCCCCTCTACTTCCGATTTACATCGTCACGGTGATCAGCTTGATCGCTGTTCGGTTCATCGGCACGTCTGCACTAGGGGCCCAGCGCTGGATCAGCATTGGACCATTCAATGTTCAGCCTTCTGAGTTCGCAAAGCTGGCCGCCATTCTTCTGTTAGCCGCTGTACTCGATCGCTATCCAGTGGAGCGACCGGTGGATCTCCTCCGCCCCCTTGGTGTGATTTCCATTCCATGGGCGCTGGTGTTTATCCAGCCTGATCTCGGCACGTCGTTGGTGTTCGGAGCACTCCTGCTGACCATGCTCTATTGGTCAGGGATGCCTTTCGAATGGCTCGTCCTGTTGCTGGCCCCACTGGGAACGGCTCTTTTGGCAGGACTCATCCCCTGGGCTCTCGCCCTTTGGGTACCGCTGATGATGGTGATCGCCTACCGCTCACTGCCCTGGAAGCGCCTAGCCACAGCCACCGTCTTGCTCATCCAGGGAGGGGTGGCAGCCGTTACACCCTGGTTGTGGATGCACGGTCTGAAGGATTACCAGCGCGACCGACTAGTGCTGTTCCTCGACCCAAGCAAAGACCCACTCGGCGGCGGTTATCACCTGCTGCAGAGCACGGTAGGGATCGGCTCCGGAGGCTGGTTCGGCACAGGTCTCCTTCAGGGCCAACTCACCAAGCTGCGCTTCATCCCTGAGCAGCACACCGACTTCATCTTCAGTGCCCTGGGGGAGGAAACCGGTTACATCGGCACTGTCCTTGTTGTGGTGGGCTTTGCTGCATTGATGGCGCGGTTGGTCCAAATCGCCAACCGCGCGCGCAGCGACTTCGAATCCCTGGTTGTGATCGGAGTGGCCACCATGGTGATGTTTCAGGTGGTGGTAAACATCTTCATGACCATCGGCCTTGGCCCCGTGACGGGGATCCCACTGCCATTCATGAGCTACGGCCGCTCGGCGATGGTCGTGAACTTCATCGCCCTTGGCCTTTGCCTTTCGGTTGCACGTCGCAGCCGCATTCAGCAGTTGCGGTGA
- a CDS encoding Mrp/NBP35 family ATP-binding protein, whose amino-acid sequence MATAEQATTALKQILDAGTGRPALDLGWIDNIRIAPPRAVIRLNLPSFAQGQRERIAQESRERLLQLNGIDDVQIELGSPAQQQSSPQPGGIGQAGHGQVAERQPIPGVKQVIAVSSGKGGVGKSTVAVNLACALARQGLRVGLLDADIYGPNAPTMLGVADRTPEVEGSGSEQRMTPIESCGVAMVSMGLLIDPDQPVIWRGPMLNGIIRQFLYQVTWGERDVLVVDLPPGTGDAQLSLAQAVPMAGVVIVTTPQQVALQDARRGLAMFRQMSIPVLGVVENMSAFIPPDQPEKRYALFGEGGGQTLADEFETTLLAQVPLEMPVLTGGDQGSPIVISQPDSASAASFKQLAQDVTTMVGATA is encoded by the coding sequence ATGGCGACCGCAGAGCAGGCCACCACAGCGCTGAAGCAGATTTTGGATGCCGGAACTGGACGCCCGGCTCTCGATCTCGGCTGGATCGACAACATCCGAATCGCACCACCTCGCGCTGTCATTCGCCTGAACCTGCCCAGTTTTGCCCAGGGCCAGCGGGAACGCATTGCCCAGGAGAGTCGCGAGCGATTGCTGCAGCTCAATGGCATCGATGATGTGCAGATCGAACTGGGCTCTCCCGCTCAGCAGCAGAGCAGTCCTCAGCCCGGGGGCATCGGCCAGGCAGGCCACGGTCAGGTGGCGGAACGGCAACCCATTCCTGGCGTGAAGCAGGTGATCGCCGTCAGCAGTGGCAAAGGCGGCGTTGGCAAGAGCACCGTGGCTGTGAACCTGGCTTGCGCCCTGGCCCGTCAGGGATTGCGGGTTGGTCTTCTCGATGCCGACATCTATGGACCCAATGCCCCCACGATGCTGGGGGTTGCGGATCGCACGCCCGAAGTGGAAGGCAGCGGCAGCGAACAACGGATGACTCCCATTGAGAGCTGTGGCGTGGCCATGGTCTCGATGGGTCTTCTGATCGACCCGGATCAACCGGTGATCTGGCGCGGACCGATGCTGAACGGCATCATCCGTCAGTTCTTGTATCAGGTCACCTGGGGAGAACGCGATGTGCTCGTGGTCGACCTCCCACCCGGCACTGGTGACGCCCAACTCTCGCTGGCCCAAGCCGTCCCCATGGCTGGCGTCGTGATCGTGACCACGCCTCAACAAGTGGCCCTGCAGGACGCCCGTCGCGGCCTGGCCATGTTCCGGCAGATGTCGATTCCCGTGCTCGGCGTGGTTGAGAACATGAGCGCCTTCATCCCTCCCGATCAGCCAGAGAAGCGGTATGCGCTGTTCGGCGAAGGAGGCGGACAAACATTGGCTGATGAATTCGAGACCACGCTTCTGGCTCAGGTGCCCCTGGAGATGCCAGTCCTCACTGGGGGAGACCAGGGCAGTCCGATCGTGATCAGCCAGCCCGATTCAGCAAGTGCAGCGAGCTTCAAGCAGCTTGCTCAAGACGTCACCACGATGGTTGGAGCCACTGCTTAA
- the hemF gene encoding oxygen-dependent coproporphyrinogen oxidase, whose amino-acid sequence MVRSLLRRLKGSSSSAPSAASGNGAAAPMSPPPADSRERARALVMGLQDEICAGLEALDGVGRFQEESWDRPEGGGGRSRVMREGRIFEQGGVNFSEVHGQELPPSILKQRPEAKGHPWFATGTSMVLHPRNPYVPTVHLNYRYFEAGPVWWFGGGADLTPFYPFLEDARHFHRTHKQACDSVSTDLYPVFKPWCDEYFFLKHRNETRGVGGIFYDYQDGNGQLYKGQNPSGPAADVAKATGSRPLNWEQLHDLAKACGQGFLPAYTPIVEKRHPLAYGERERQFQLYRRGRYVEFNLVWDRGTIFGLQTNGRTESILMSLPPLARWEYGFTAEEGSREALLTDVFTRPQNWFEDPSLEERCRPHQAVN is encoded by the coding sequence ATGGTTCGTTCACTGCTGAGGCGCCTGAAGGGTTCGTCCTCCTCCGCCCCCAGTGCAGCGTCCGGTAATGGCGCTGCAGCACCGATGTCTCCACCACCAGCTGATTCCAGGGAACGGGCTCGTGCTCTGGTGATGGGGCTCCAGGACGAGATTTGTGCAGGTCTGGAGGCCCTCGATGGTGTGGGCCGCTTCCAGGAGGAAAGCTGGGATCGCCCCGAGGGCGGCGGTGGCCGCTCTCGTGTCATGCGCGAGGGGCGCATTTTTGAACAAGGCGGCGTGAACTTTTCGGAGGTTCACGGCCAGGAGTTGCCGCCGTCCATCCTCAAGCAGCGTCCTGAGGCGAAGGGGCATCCCTGGTTCGCCACCGGCACCTCGATGGTGTTGCACCCCCGCAACCCCTATGTGCCCACGGTGCACCTCAATTACCGCTACTTCGAGGCAGGACCGGTGTGGTGGTTCGGCGGTGGTGCCGATCTCACGCCCTTCTATCCGTTCCTCGAAGACGCCCGCCATTTCCATCGCACCCATAAGCAAGCGTGTGATTCGGTGAGCACCGACCTGTATCCGGTGTTCAAGCCCTGGTGTGACGAGTATTTCTTCCTCAAGCACCGCAATGAAACCCGCGGTGTGGGCGGAATTTTTTACGACTACCAGGACGGCAACGGCCAGCTTTACAAGGGTCAGAACCCTTCAGGACCTGCTGCAGACGTTGCCAAGGCCACGGGGTCTCGTCCTCTCAACTGGGAGCAGCTCCATGACTTGGCCAAGGCCTGTGGTCAGGGATTCCTGCCGGCCTACACCCCGATCGTTGAGAAGCGGCACCCTCTGGCCTATGGCGAACGGGAGCGTCAGTTCCAGCTCTACCGCCGTGGCCGTTACGTCGAGTTCAACCTGGTGTGGGACCGCGGCACGATCTTTGGCCTGCAGACCAACGGCCGCACGGAGTCGATCCTGATGTCACTGCCACCCCTGGCACGCTGGGAGTACGGCTTCACGGCAGAAGAGGGGTCGCGCGAGGCTCTGCTCACGGACGTGTTCACCCGTCCTCAGAACTGGTTCGAGGATCCTTCTCTGGAGGAGCGTTGCCGTCCACATCAGGCGGTGAACTGA
- a CDS encoding N-acetylmuramoyl-L-alanine amidase — MPISRHIPISRRRLSMALAAGALVTATLGLATAAEAPSPPSTDPLLGPRVQLKASWKGTTRPNRAISILMLAGHADSQRMQGSGTSGAAVDLHGAKPMDPRMRDELYWNLKVRDAVVQHGRRRGLNIRAYTPPALTIANGNHPSTNWSVGKKHVGSGGYALEIHFDAYGRDGYGSGLIPAIRRHPSTIDESLAVSFGRYPLMFRGGLGAPKRGIGILEIGKLEGRLETRLRDPKTRQATLDAIARRVTDAILNGLPPAPPMEVSSPPDVDGNAPPEKDPRTSSEDG; from the coding sequence ATGCCGATTTCTCGGCACATCCCCATTTCCCGTCGCCGGCTGTCCATGGCCTTGGCTGCTGGTGCATTGGTAACTGCCACGCTCGGATTGGCCACCGCGGCCGAGGCTCCCAGCCCCCCAAGCACCGACCCACTGCTTGGCCCAAGAGTGCAACTGAAGGCCAGCTGGAAGGGGACAACACGTCCCAACAGGGCCATCTCAATTCTGATGCTGGCCGGCCATGCCGACTCTCAAAGGATGCAGGGGTCCGGCACCTCCGGTGCCGCCGTTGACCTCCATGGGGCAAAACCCATGGATCCCCGCATGCGTGATGAGCTGTATTGGAACCTGAAGGTGCGCGATGCAGTTGTGCAGCACGGACGTCGCCGCGGCCTCAACATCAGGGCCTACACCCCACCGGCGCTCACCATTGCCAACGGCAACCATCCCAGCACCAATTGGTCAGTGGGAAAGAAGCATGTGGGCAGCGGCGGCTATGCGCTCGAGATTCATTTCGATGCCTACGGCCGTGATGGATACGGATCCGGATTAATTCCTGCCATTCGCCGCCACCCCAGCACGATCGATGAAAGCCTGGCGGTCAGTTTCGGGCGTTACCCGCTGATGTTCCGCGGGGGCCTCGGTGCGCCGAAGCGCGGCATCGGCATCCTGGAAATCGGCAAGCTTGAGGGCCGACTCGAGACACGACTGCGGGACCCCAAAACCCGTCAGGCAACACTCGATGCGATTGCCCGACGGGTCACTGACGCCATCCTCAATGGATTACCGCCAGCACCTCCCATGGAGGTCAGTTCACCGCCTGATGTGGACGGCAACGCTCCTCCAGAGAAGGATCCTCGAACCAGTTCTGAGGACGGGTGA
- a CDS encoding cofactor assembly of complex C subunit B codes for MPSFQTSTLLLTLLLAIGLVFFLRAASKDRTTVVDVASSRPPLEVLEGLSAWLEQRGWSPEGGDAERQVLRFQGRVAASTPLAVLLSLLGTVGAGSLGLVVRQVQPSLHWWPLGLALLGPLAGVIYRKRAERQEGVEIRLMNPDGETGGSTIRVRAHRDELIALELELAGPLDLASDGSLLSSPI; via the coding sequence ATGCCTTCCTTCCAGACCTCAACCCTCCTTCTCACCCTCCTGTTGGCCATTGGCCTGGTGTTCTTTCTGAGGGCAGCCAGCAAAGACCGCACCACCGTGGTGGACGTGGCCTCATCGCGCCCGCCCCTAGAGGTCCTCGAAGGATTGAGCGCCTGGTTGGAACAACGGGGCTGGTCGCCCGAGGGCGGCGATGCCGAACGCCAAGTGCTGCGATTTCAGGGCCGGGTGGCGGCCAGCACACCACTCGCGGTGCTCTTGTCATTGCTGGGGACCGTGGGCGCCGGCAGCCTTGGCCTGGTCGTTCGGCAGGTGCAGCCGTCCCTCCACTGGTGGCCCCTTGGCCTGGCCCTGCTCGGACCACTGGCCGGTGTGATCTACCGCAAGCGCGCTGAACGCCAGGAAGGGGTGGAGATCCGCTTGATGAACCCAGACGGTGAAACCGGCGGTAGCACCATTCGTGTCCGCGCCCATCGCGACGAACTGATTGCCCTCGAGCTCGAGCTGGCAGGCCCCCTCGACCTCGCCAGCGACGGTTCGCTGCTGTCGTCTCCCATCTGA
- a CDS encoding PadR family transcriptional regulator, with product MRHRVPVHSRHKPPRACLADIERYFRQPPPRFLDLELAVCWVLDCLLENDSYPSGLLQRLETEHPKLRLSETVLHQALDFLESQGMLARYSKRCPSRGRPRRMLHLESASRPEAQKLMKPWQHWLSDLSGSRNAPVAT from the coding sequence ATGAGACACAGGGTTCCCGTGCACAGCCGCCATAAGCCACCTCGGGCCTGCCTGGCCGATATCGAGCGCTATTTCCGCCAACCGCCACCGCGCTTCCTGGACCTGGAACTCGCGGTCTGCTGGGTGCTCGACTGCCTCCTGGAGAACGACAGCTACCCCTCAGGCCTGCTGCAACGCCTCGAGACGGAACATCCCAAACTGCGGCTGTCAGAGACCGTGTTGCACCAGGCCCTCGATTTTCTCGAGAGCCAGGGCATGTTGGCCCGCTACAGCAAGCGTTGCCCAAGCCGCGGCCGGCCGCGACGCATGTTGCACCTGGAGAGCGCCTCTCGCCCCGAGGCCCAGAAACTGATGAAGCCTTGGCAACACTGGCTCAGCGACCTGAGTGGCAGCAGGAACGCCCCCGTGGCGACCTAA
- a CDS encoding ribonuclease D, with translation MADAASAPREFAVFDGDLDAAWAERYGRAKALAVDTEAMGLIHGRDRLCLVQICDPDDHVACVRIGLGQTEAPRLEALMESKAVEKVFHFARFDVAALASGLGIAVNPIFCTKVASRLARTYTPRHGLKDLVMELVGVELDKQAQSSDWGRVDELTEAQLAYAANDARYLLPARDRLELMLRREGRWELAERCFPCIPVIADLDRLRFNQVFEH, from the coding sequence ATGGCTGATGCCGCGTCTGCACCCCGCGAGTTCGCCGTTTTTGACGGTGATCTCGATGCTGCATGGGCCGAGCGCTATGGCCGCGCCAAAGCCCTGGCGGTCGACACCGAAGCCATGGGGTTGATCCACGGGCGTGATCGCCTCTGTCTGGTGCAGATCTGTGATCCCGACGACCACGTCGCCTGTGTTCGCATCGGCTTGGGACAGACCGAGGCTCCACGACTGGAGGCGTTGATGGAGTCAAAGGCCGTGGAGAAGGTCTTCCATTTCGCCCGGTTCGATGTCGCCGCACTCGCCAGCGGCTTGGGGATTGCGGTGAATCCGATCTTCTGCACCAAGGTGGCGAGCCGCCTGGCCCGCACCTACACCCCGCGTCACGGCCTCAAGGACCTTGTGATGGAGCTGGTCGGGGTGGAGCTGGACAAACAAGCCCAGAGCAGTGACTGGGGTCGGGTGGATGAGCTGACCGAGGCTCAATTGGCGTATGCAGCCAACGATGCCCGCTACTTGTTGCCTGCCCGTGACCGTCTGGAGTTAATGCTGCGCCGGGAAGGCCGCTGGGAGTTGGCGGAGCGTTGCTTCCCCTGCATTCCGGTGATCGCTGACTTGGATCGTCTGCGTTTTAACCAGGTGTTCGAGCACTGA
- a CDS encoding lipid-A-disaccharide synthase-related protein produces MLVVCNGHGEDLIALRILEALHSLQPRLPLVVLPLVGEGKAFTLPVQQGWLRLIGPNAKLPSGGFSNQSARGFIADLVAGLPLLTWRQWRCLRRHAKGVDAVLAVGDLLPLLMAWGSGQRFGFVGTPKSDYTWSSGPGRHLSDLYHRLKGSEWDPWEWAVMRTSRCRLVAMRDRLTARGLRRHGVRALAPGNPMMDGFTPGHPPAALERCTRILLLCGSRMPEALTNAERLLRSLEGFKSDVPLTLLMATGSQPSAQALEPLLQHLGFRPCPPPADSLDAQACWVNGVQMLLLGSGRFSRWAGWAEVGLATAGTATEQLVGLGIPALSLPGPGPQFTRGFAERQSRLLGGSVRTCPSAEALQRRLHLLLSDANLRHQLGTIGRQRMGRAGGSRALAELVVERLIADTGLTTAHRHGRHPGP; encoded by the coding sequence CTGCTGGTGGTTTGCAACGGTCACGGCGAGGACCTGATCGCCCTGCGAATCCTCGAGGCGCTCCACAGCCTTCAGCCAAGGCTTCCTCTGGTCGTTTTGCCTCTCGTGGGCGAAGGCAAGGCCTTTACCTTGCCGGTGCAGCAGGGATGGCTGCGACTGATCGGCCCCAACGCAAAGCTGCCGAGTGGGGGGTTCAGCAATCAAAGCGCCCGGGGATTCATCGCCGATCTGGTGGCCGGACTCCCCCTGCTCACCTGGCGGCAGTGGCGCTGTTTGCGACGTCACGCCAAGGGCGTTGATGCAGTGCTGGCCGTCGGGGATCTGCTGCCATTGCTGATGGCCTGGGGCAGCGGACAACGCTTCGGATTCGTGGGAACCCCAAAAAGCGATTACACCTGGAGCAGCGGACCGGGCAGGCACCTCAGCGATCTCTATCACCGCTTGAAAGGAAGCGAATGGGACCCGTGGGAGTGGGCCGTAATGAGAACCTCTCGGTGCCGTCTAGTGGCCATGCGTGACCGCCTCACGGCCCGGGGCTTGAGGCGCCACGGTGTGAGGGCCCTGGCACCAGGGAACCCGATGATGGATGGCTTCACTCCAGGCCATCCACCTGCAGCGCTCGAGCGCTGCACGCGAATCCTGCTGCTCTGCGGTAGCCGTATGCCGGAAGCGCTGACCAACGCAGAGCGGCTGCTGCGCAGCCTGGAGGGCTTCAAAAGCGACGTCCCCCTCACCTTGTTGATGGCAACGGGCTCTCAGCCCTCTGCCCAGGCACTGGAGCCCCTGCTTCAGCACCTGGGGTTCCGCCCCTGCCCACCGCCTGCAGACAGCCTGGACGCCCAGGCCTGCTGGGTGAATGGAGTGCAAATGCTGTTGCTGGGCAGCGGTCGCTTCAGCCGCTGGGCAGGCTGGGCCGAAGTCGGACTCGCGACTGCCGGAACCGCCACCGAACAATTGGTGGGCCTTGGCATCCCCGCGTTGTCCCTGCCAGGACCGGGCCCCCAGTTCACCCGTGGCTTCGCTGAACGCCAGAGCCGCCTTTTGGGAGGGTCGGTGCGCACCTGCCCATCAGCAGAAGCCCTGCAACGTCGCCTGCACCTCTTGCTCTCCGACGCCAACCTGCGGCATCAGCTCGGCACCATCGGCCGCCAGCGAATGGGACGGGCCGGAGGCAGTCGGGCACTGGCCGAGCTGGTGGTGGAACGCTTGATCGCGGATACTGGCCTCACCACTGCGCATCGCCATGGCCGGCATCCAGGACCATGA